The Myxococcota bacterium genome has a segment encoding these proteins:
- a CDS encoding peroxiredoxin, which translates to MARGLSVGDRAPDFALPSTQGEVSLAALCERGSVLLVFYPGDDTPVCTKQLCDYRDHLGAFADLGVQVVAINPQPMASHEAFAQKHALPFPVASDADKRVCRAYDAIGLLGMTKRALVLVGPDGRVRWTRTDLPVFHRSAAELREVIASLP; encoded by the coding sequence ATGGCACGCGGCCTCTCCGTCGGCGACCGGGCTCCGGACTTCGCGCTTCCCTCGACGCAGGGCGAGGTGTCGCTCGCGGCGCTGTGCGAGCGCGGCAGCGTGCTGCTCGTCTTCTATCCCGGCGACGACACGCCCGTCTGCACGAAGCAGCTGTGCGACTACCGCGACCACCTCGGCGCGTTCGCCGACCTCGGCGTGCAGGTCGTCGCGATCAATCCGCAGCCGATGGCGTCGCACGAGGCGTTCGCGCAGAAGCACGCGCTCCCGTTCCCCGTCGCGTCGGACGCCGACAAGCGCGTGTGCCGCGCGTACGACGCGATCGGCCTGCTCGGGATGACGAAGCGCGCGCTCGTGCTCGTCGGCCCGGACGGCCGCGTGCGCTGGACGCGGACCGACCTCCCGGTGTTCCACCGCAGCGCGGCCGAGCTGCGCGAGGTGATCGCGAGCCTTCCCTGA
- a CDS encoding MFS transporter has translation MPEREPTTAPPDHRESASPSSPRAAGRLRALTPRQRKVLALLAVAELFDTYDAALVTIAIKQIQQGLAIPEAQLGTVQGTIRLGMLASFAVTLFADRFGRRRLLLLTLVGFSVFTFASALARTSGEFVVAQLVARAFIGAEIMLASVVLVEELAARDRGYGLGLLGALGALGYGLAALAFAFVDALPGGWRALYALGAGPLLVVAWMRRGLPETERFERHRRERAGSAGVAETLRPLGSLVVAYPGRLLAMSAFVFCFDFVHWPAFGFLPKAMQDVHGFSPAAVSTVVIAGGALGILGNVVAGAVSDRIGRRAVIAGLIAVHGTSAFAFYNFDGAAPIAAWIGIAFAATGLGVLIKALGSELFPTSYRSTAAGVRLVVATFGGYFGFRAQSALYDDALASLAGTPNAEQVAHALAITWMLPGLALAALLVAFIPETAGRELEDIAPERAGS, from the coding sequence TTGCCCGAGCGGGAACCCACGACGGCGCCGCCCGACCACCGCGAGAGCGCTTCGCCGTCGTCCCCCCGCGCCGCGGGCCGCCTTCGCGCGCTGACCCCCCGTCAGCGCAAGGTGCTCGCGCTGCTCGCGGTCGCCGAGCTCTTCGACACCTACGACGCCGCGCTCGTCACGATCGCGATCAAGCAGATCCAGCAGGGGCTCGCGATTCCCGAGGCGCAGCTCGGCACCGTGCAGGGCACGATCCGCCTCGGCATGCTGGCGTCGTTCGCCGTGACGCTCTTCGCCGACCGCTTCGGTCGCCGCCGTCTGCTGCTGCTCACGCTCGTCGGCTTCTCGGTCTTCACGTTCGCCTCCGCACTCGCGCGCACGTCGGGCGAGTTCGTCGTCGCGCAGCTCGTCGCGCGCGCGTTCATCGGCGCGGAGATCATGCTCGCGAGCGTCGTGCTCGTCGAAGAGCTCGCCGCGCGCGATCGCGGCTACGGGCTCGGCCTGCTCGGCGCGCTCGGTGCGCTCGGCTACGGGCTCGCCGCGCTCGCGTTCGCGTTCGTCGACGCGCTGCCCGGCGGCTGGCGGGCGCTCTACGCGCTCGGCGCCGGCCCGCTCCTCGTCGTCGCGTGGATGCGGCGCGGCCTGCCCGAGACGGAGCGCTTCGAGCGGCATCGCCGCGAGCGCGCGGGCAGCGCGGGCGTCGCGGAGACGCTGCGCCCGCTCGGCAGCCTCGTCGTCGCCTATCCGGGACGGCTGCTCGCGATGAGCGCGTTCGTGTTCTGCTTCGACTTCGTGCACTGGCCGGCCTTCGGCTTCCTCCCGAAGGCGATGCAGGACGTGCACGGGTTCTCGCCCGCTGCGGTCTCGACCGTCGTGATCGCCGGCGGCGCCCTCGGCATCCTCGGCAACGTCGTGGCGGGGGCGGTCTCCGATCGCATCGGGCGGCGCGCCGTGATCGCGGGGCTGATCGCAGTGCACGGAACGAGCGCCTTCGCGTTCTACAACTTCGACGGCGCCGCGCCCATCGCCGCGTGGATCGGCATCGCGTTCGCGGCGACCGGGCTCGGCGTGCTGATCAAGGCGCTCGGCAGCGAGCTCTTCCCGACGTCCTACCGCTCGACCGCGGCCGGCGTGCGCCTCGTGGTCGCGACGTTCGGCGGCTACTTCGGATTCCGCGCGCAGAGCGCGCTCTACGACGACGCGCTCGCCTCGCTCGCCGGAACGCCGAACGCCGAGCAGGTCGCGCACGCGCTCGCGATCACGTGGATGCTGCCCGGCCTCGCGCTCGCCGCGCTGCTCGTCGCGTTCATCCCCGAGACCGCGGGGCGCGAGCTCGAGGACATCGCGCCGGAGCGCGCCGGCTCGTGA